A genomic region of Echeneis naucrates chromosome 24, fEcheNa1.1, whole genome shotgun sequence contains the following coding sequences:
- the LOC115037724 gene encoding lactoylglutathione lyase-like has translation MEGRALTDEEVSSACKEGEPITKDYMMQQTMLRVKDPARSLDFYTRVLGMTLLQKIDFSSMRFTLYFLGYEEKTDIPADIKEQTAWTFSRRATIELTHNWGSESDKNLSYHNGNKEPRGFGHIGIAVPDIDVACKLFEEKGVTFVKKPDSGKMKDLAFIQDPDGYWIEILSPSNMVSLMSP, from the exons ATGGAGGGAAGAGCGCTGACGGACGAGGAGGTGTCCTCCGCCTGTAAAGAGGGAGAGCCCATCACCAAG GACTACATGATGCAGCAGACGATGCTGAGGGTCAAGGATCCAGCGAGGTCTCTGGACTTCTACACTCGGGTCCTGGGCATGAC GCTGCTGCAGAAGATCGACTTCTCCTCGATGCGTTTCACTCTCTACTTCCTGGGCTATGAGGAGAAGACCGACATCccagcagacatcaaggaacAGACGGCGTGGACGTTCTCCCGCCGAGCCACCATCGAGCTCACACA TAACTGGGGATCAGAGTCCGACAAAAATCTGTCGTACCACAACGGGAACAAGGAGCCGCGAGGATTTG gTCATATTGGCATTGCTGTTCCCGACATCGACGTCGCCTGCAAGCTGTTTGAGGAGAAAGGAGTGACGTTCGTCAAGAAGCCGGACTCAG GTAAGATGAAGGATCTGGCCTTCATTCAGGACCCCGACGGATACTGGATTGAGATTTTGAGTCCAAGCAACATGGTCTCCCTGATGTCACCGTAA